A single Lactuca sativa cultivar Salinas chromosome 8, Lsat_Salinas_v11, whole genome shotgun sequence DNA region contains:
- the LOC111911104 gene encoding probable CoA ligase CCL5, with protein sequence MDTSRTEPGTGSMLSCRRKSNYDPKTGIYHPLIQLDGSHKIPTTANLDTATFVLSQFPSLDQADMKVALIDSATNCRLTYRELRRSINSLAAGLYQRFGVRKGDVIFVLSSNSIIYPTICLAILLVGGVLTTSNPINTESEITKQVLDSGAKLAIAAPEAMHKLLSTGIPTIVTTRDPLKSSDASVEELIDSCESMELPENKQTQSDTAAILYSSGTTGTSKGVILTHGNLISTITLLKWAAEVTSAKDDIYLCFLPMFHIYGLIFFCLALLCASTTTVLMNRFDLLAMLEAIETHRVNNIPAVPPVILAMVKYNGGGYDLSSLRSVASGAAPLSKDVASRFREKFPWVGLKPGYGLTESCAAGAVFLSSEEAKARSAASGGLLPTFSAKVVDFESGMAQPPYSAGEIWLKGPTVMKGYLGNEAATSATIVSDGWLRTGDLGYFDEDGYLFIVDRIKELIKHNGYQVAPAELEAILLNHPHILDAAVIPLEDEDAGEIPMAYIVRASGSELTEEQVMQFVAGQVAPYKKIKRVAFINEIPKSAAGKILRKDLIAQSKQTVKSKL encoded by the exons ATGGACACTTCAAGAACTGAACCCGGTACCGGGTCCATGTTGTCATGCCGGAGGAAGAGCAACTACGACCCCAAAACGGGGATCTACCACCCCCTCATTCAGCTCGATGGAAGCCACAAAATCCCTACTACGGCCAACCTTGACACAGCGACGTTTGTGTTATCTCAGTTCCCAAGTCTAGACCAAGCCGACATGAAGGTCGCGCTTATAGACTCCGCCACAAACTGCCGGCTCACTTACAGGGAACTCCGACGATCAATCAACTCATTAGCAGCCGGGTTGTACCAAAGATTCGGTGTCCGTAAGGGCGATGTGATCTTTGTTTTGTCATCGAATTCAATCATCTATCCAACCATATGTTTAGCCATACTTTTGGTTGGCGGAGTTCTTACAACGTCCAATCCAATCAACACAGAATCAGAGATAACCAAGCAAGTTCTCGACTCCGGTGCAAAACTAGCCATCGCTGCTCCTGAAGCGATGCATAAACTACTCTCGACTGGAATTCCTACCATCGTCACTACTCGTGATCCGTTAAAAAGCAGTGATGCCTCTGTGGAAGAATTGATCGATTCCTGTGAATCGATGGAGTTGCCGGAGAACAAACAGACTCAGTCAGACACGGCAGCCATACTGTACTCCTCGGGGACTACGGGGACGAGCAAAGGTGTAATACTAACACACGGGAATCTTATCTCTACGATTACACTACTCAAATGGGCTGCTGAAGTAACATCAGCCAAAGATGATATTTATCTATGTTTTCTACCCATGTTTCACATCTACGGTCTAATATTTTTTTGCCTCGCATTGCTATGTGCTAGCACCACAACAGTGTTGATGAATCGATTCGACTTACTAGCCATGTTAGAAGCAATAGAAACTCATAGAGTCAATAACATTCCAGCAGTTCCTCCTGTTATACTCGCAATGGTGAAGTACAATGGAGGTGGATATGACTTGTCGTCTTTGAGAAGTGTGGCCTCAGGTGCTGCACCCTTGAGCAAGGACGTGGCTAGTAGGTTCAGGGAAAAGTTCCCATGGGTTGGCCTAAAGCCTGGGTATGGGCTGACTGAGAGCTGCGCGGCAGGTGCTGTCTTTCTTTCCAGTGAAGAAGCCAAAGCTCGGTCAGCAGCTTCAGGAGGTTTGCTTCCAACTTTTTCTGCGAAGGTGGTTGATTTCGAGTCAGGGATGGCTCAGCCTCCTTATAGCGCAGGTGAGATATGGTTGAAGGGGCCGACTGTGATGAAGGGTTATTTAGGAAACGAGGCTGCAACTTCTGCAACCATTGTTTCCGATGGGTGGTTGAGGACCGGTGATCTTGGTTACTTTGATGAAGATGGTTATCTTTTCATCGTTGATAGGATCAAGGAGCTCATAAAACATAATGGGTATCAGGTAGCTCCCGCAGAACTGGAAGCGATACTACTAAATCATCCTCATATACTTGATGCAGCAGTTATTCC ACTTGAAGATGAAGATGCAGGAGAGATACCAATGGCGTACATAGTTAGGGCATCTGGTTCGGAACTCACTGAAGAGCAAGTCATGCAATTTGTTGCTGGCCAG GTGGCTCCATACAAGAAGATCAAGAGAGTAGCTTTCATAAACGAAATACCAAAGTCGGCTGCTGGCAAGATTCTGCGAAAAGATCTAATTGCTCAAAGTAAACAGACCGTTAAATCCAAACTGTAA